The DNA region TCCGTTCAAGGTCGACCGTGCCGCCCACGACGCGTGGCTGAAGCACATGAGGGACGCCGTCGACAGCCTGGAGCTGGCGCCCGAGCACGAACAGCAGCTCTGGAACTACCTGGTGTACGCCGCGGGCTCCATGGTCAACTCCCCCGACTGACCGCACCGTTGACCATCCGCGTCGAGTACGGCCCCCGTTCGGCATCCCGTGGACTCCCGGTACGAACGGGGGCGCGGCAGGCGAACGGCCCGGCGCGGCGCCCGGTCAGACCGGAGTGACGCTCAGCCCCGGCCCCTTGCCCGCACCGCTGCGTACCACCACCGAACCAGCCGGGGCGCGCAGCCGCAGCCACACCCCCGCCCTCAGCAGCTTCAACTGCCCCTCGCCCGACAGGAATCCGAGCGCGTGAGCGGCGTGCGCCGCCCGCAGCGGCAGCCTCGTCCTGCCCAGCGGGCGCGACCAGATCTCCTCGGCGAGCGCGTCGAGCTTCTCCCGGGTGCGTTCCTGCGGCCCCAACTTCTCGGCACGCTCACGGAATTCACCGATGGCCGCGGCCGCGACGGCCCGTACCGCGTCCGCGGGCACCTCGCCGAACGCCTCCCAGCCACCGCGCGGCGGCAGCATCCCCGCCCACGGCGGGCCCGTCACCGACGCGGGCACCGTGAACGCCTCCGCCGACTCGTCGACGCCTTCGAGGAGTTCGCCCGCCGAGACGGTGACGTCGACCTCGGCGTCCGCAGGCTCCAGCAGGCGTGCCGTGCGCACCGCGAGCACTTCGAAGCGCGCCGGCTTGGCGAAGATCCCCACCACCCCGCCGCCGGCCTGGATGCGTACCGCGGCGGCCTTCTCCCAGCGCAGCAGCCGCTGGAGGAAGGCGTCGAGCCCCGCGGCCTCGCCCGGGTCAGCGAAAACGAGGCGGGGCTGCCGCGCTGTCATCGAAGTAGTCCTCCAGGAAGGCCCGTTCACCGGCGGTGAGCCGGCGCGGGCGCTCCTTCTTCAGGTCGTAGGGGACGATCACGGTCTCAGCCCGCACATAGACCTTCCCCCCGTCCTTGATCTCGTAAGTGAGGGTGACCGAGGCCGCGTTGAGCTTCGTCACCCATGTCTCCACGGTGACCGGCTCATAGCGGTGGAAGAGCGGACGCAGATAGTCGATCTCGTGCCGGGCCACCACCGCGCCGGTCTTGAACGGCGGCTCGTCCTCGGAACCGTCCTCGGACGAGCCCACCGCCTCGCCCGCCACCCTGAACATGAAGTCGATACGCGCCTCCTCCAGATAACGGAGGTGGACGACGTTGTTGACGTGCCCGTAGGCGTCCATGTCCGACCAGCGCAGCGGGCATCGGTATATGTGACGCACGTGAACCGACCAGCCGCCTCAGCCGCGGGTGAGCTTCTTGTACGTGGCGCGGTGCGGGCGCGCGGCGTCCGGGCCCAGTCGCTCGATCTTGTTCTTCTCGTACGCCTCGAAGTTGCCCTCGAACCAGAACCACTTGGAGTCGCCCTCGTACGCGAGGATGTGCGTCGCCACACGGTCGAGGAACCAGCGGTCGTGGGAGACGACCACGGCGCAGCCGGGGAAGTCCAGCAGGGCGTTCTCCAGGGAGGAGAGCGTCTCGACGTCGAGGTCGTTGGTCGGCTCGTCGAGCAGGAGCAGATTGCCGCCCTGCTTGAGGGTGAGCGCGAGGTTCAGCCGATTGCGCTCGCCGCCGGAGAGGACGCCCGCGGGCTTCTGCTGGTCCGGGCCCTTGAAGCCGAACGCCGACACATAGGCACGCGAAGGCATCTCGACCTGGCCGACGTTGATGTAGTCGAGCTCGTCGGAGACGACCGCCCACAGCGTCTTCTTGCCGTCGATGTTCGCGCGGCTCTGGTCGACGTAGGAGATCTTCACGGAGTCGCCGACCTTGATGACGCCCGAGTCGGGCTCCTCCAGGCCCTGGATCATCTTGAACAGGGTCGTCTTGCCCGCGCCGTTCGGCCCGATCACGCCGACGATGCCGTTGCGCGGCAGCGTGAAGGAGAGGTCGTCGATGAGGACCTTGTCGCCGAACGCCTTGTTGAGGTGCTCGACCTCCACGACGACGTTGCCCAGGCGCGGACCCGGCGGAATCTGGATCTCCTCGAAGTCCAGCTTCCGGGTCTTCTCGGCCTCGGCGGCCATCTCCTCGTAACGGGTCAGCCTCGCACGGGACTTGGCCTGACGGCCCTTGGCGTTGGAGCGGACCCACTCCAGTTCGTCCTTGAGTCGCTTGGCGCGCTTGGCGTCCTTCTGGCCCTCGACCTTCAGGCGTGCGCGCTTCTTCTCCAGGTACGTGGAGTAGTTGCCCTCGTAGCCGATGGCACGGCCGCGGTCCAGCTCCATGATCCAGCCGGCGACGTTGTCGAGGAAGTACCTGTCGTGGGTGATGGCGACGACGGTGCCGGGGTACTGCGCGAGGTGCTGCTCCAGCCACTGGACGGACTCGGCGTCCAGGTGGTTGGTGGGCTCGTCGAGGAGCAGCAGGTCGGGCTGCTCCAGCAGCAGCTTGCACAGCGCCACGCGGCGCCGCTCACCGCCGGACAGCGTCGTGACGGGCCAGTCGCCGGGCGGGCAGCCCAGTGCGTCCATGGCCTGTTCGAGCTGCGACTCCAGGTCCCATGCGTTGAGGTGGTCGAGCTGCTCCTGGAGCTTGCCCATCTCCTCCATCAGCTCGTCCGTGTAGTCGGTCGCCATCTGCTCGGCGATCTCGTTGAAACGGTCGAGCTTGCCCTTGGTCTCCGCGACACCGGCCTCGACGTTCGCCAGCACGGTCTTCGACTCGTCCAGCGGCGGCTCCTGGAGCAGGATGCCGACGCTGTAGCCGGGGGCGAGCTGGGCGTCGCCGTTGGAGGGCTGGTCGAGCCCGGCCATGATGCGCAGCACCGTCGACTTGCCGGCGCCGTTCGGTCCCACGACACCGATCTTCGCGCCGGGCAGGAAGCTCAGGGTGACGTCGTCGAGGATCACCTTGTCTCCGTGCGCCTTGCGCGCCTTGCGAAGGGTGTAGATGTACTCAGCCAAGAGGAACCGTCCGGCAGTCAGTAGGTTTCGGAGCGCGGCTGCGCCGCATGGGCAGACCACACCATCTTGCCGCACCGGGCGCCCGACTCCGAAACGGGGCGGAGCGCCTGCCCGCCGCGGACACCGCGTGCAGAGGGCGGTCTCCGCGCCACGTGCGCCGGTTGTGTCCGACGCCGCTTCCACCGGGGCTCGTTGGTGCGGCTCGACGTGCGGTGCGGCTCGATCAGTGCGACCTGATCAGTGCAGCTCGATCAGTGGGACCGGGTCAACGCAATAAAGCGCCTTCACCCTCCTTGAACGCCGCCGTCGTCCGGATTCTTCCTGCGTACGAAGAGCACTGCCATCGCGCCGAGCACCACCAGGCCGACGGCGGTGCCCGCTATCAGCGGGGTGCCGGGCGCCCCCGTCTCGGCCAGGTCGCCGGTCTCGGCGACGGCAGCCGCATCGGCCGCGCCGCTGCCGCCCACCGTTGCCGTACGGAGCGTGACGTCCCCCTCGTCGTCTTCGGCTTCCGTGACGGGCATGGCACTCCGCGTGGCGCAGTCCAGTACGCCGGTGAAGGACTTCTCCAGGCCGTGCGGCCCGGTGAGCGGGATCCGGTACGCCTGGTCCTCGTGCACGGGGACCATGAACGTCCGGCTGTCCGCCGCGTCGACCGCGTGCTCCCTGCCTCCGAGGCGGAATCGGAAGGGCCGGTCCCCGGCGTTGGAGACGGTCAGGCCGACGCCCTGCCTGGCGCAGTTCTTCTCCGCCTTCACCGCGGGTATGGCCCCGTCCGCGGCCCAGTTGACGTCCGCCGTCGCGGAGACCATGGACCTGCTGGACCCGGCAAGGATCTGCGCCTGGCTCCTTGCGTGGCCGCCCACGCCGGTGAAGGCACGGCCCACCGGCACCTTCGTGGCCGCCTGCACCGTGAGCGAGGCCGCCCCCGCCCGGCGCCCGCCGGGCACGTCGAAGTAGAGCCTGGCGCCGTCGCGTACCGACGTCGCCCGCTTACCGTCCCGGCCCACGATCCGTGCGTGCGGCGACCCGGAGCCCGGTGTCTGGGAGACGGCCACGCCGGGAGCGGTCGTACGCACCGTGAAGGGCCCGAGTGCGCTGCCGCTCCTTCGCGGGAGCGCCACGGGGTCGAGCGACAGCGAGGCACGGGGCTCAGCCATCCGCCGGGCTGACCGCTCCAGGTGGTCGGCCAGCCGCTCTGCGGCGGGATCGGCCGCCTCGACGCGCACGGCGCCGCCACCTCCGGCGCCGCCCCTGCGCGCGGACCGGCCGTCCGTGAAGCGCCAGATCGCGACCTGGGTGCCCGCGGCGGCCGTCCGGGGTGACAGCTTCCCGGAGCGGGCCGTCTTCGCGAGCGCCTGCAAGTCGTCGACCTGCGGATAGGAGTGCCGGAGTATCCAGAGGATCTTCCCGGCCTCGGGGTTGTCGTGCAGCGAGGTACGGCCCCAGTCCGTCTCCCCGTAACGCGCGTGCCGCTGCGTGGGGTTGTCCACGTCGAGGCCGTAGGTCTGGAGTCTGCCGCCTCCGTCGACCGCCATCTCGAAGAGACCGGCGCCGGTGGTCAGCGCCTCGCCGCCCTCGTGGACGACGGCCTGCCTGTACGTCTTGAGCCCGTCCAGGGTGGCCGTGGCGCCGCCCTGCCGTGACGGCTCGTCATCGCTCGCCGCATAGGCGGGAGTCGCCGTGGCGGTCACACCCGCCGCGAACAGAACGGTGGCCAGCGACGCGACGGCCAGACGTCGCGCCGCACGTGCGGCCGTGTGCCCGCTCACGGCGGTCACGGTCCCGCGGACAAACCTCATGAATTTCCCCTCCGGGCGGCACAGGCACGGCAGTTGAGAGGTCACGCACGTGACCTGATGCCGTGTCGCGCTGTCCCGCCGCCGAACACCGAACCCCCGTAGCCACGCGGGGGATCGTAAGGAGCGGAAGCGCCCTGATCCCCGCCGATCCGGCCGTTCAAGCGTTCCGACTCACAATCGTTATCAGCGAATCCGGCGGACCGGGACGATCAAGGCCCGCCCGACTGACCTGGAACCTTGGCCTCCGCACCCGCCCGTACGGGCTTGCCGGTGCCTGGTGGTGCAGCCGTCTTCGTAACGCCGTCGTCCCCCTGCCCGCTCGCTGTCAGGCCCCGGCGTGCGGGAGACACCCTTACGAACGCGGAGGTGCCGCGCGAGAGATCGTGTCCGACGGACGATGCCGACAGCTCTGCGCCGAAGTACTGCTGCTGTCCGTCGCGGACGGGCTCGCGGATGCGCAACCTGCCGGTGACGATGACCGGTTCGCCGAGCGTCACCGACGAGGCGACGTTCTCCGCGAGCGCCCGACGCGTCCACACCGTGAAGAAGTTCGTGCCGACGTCGGACCACATGCGCTCCTGCGCGTCGAACCGCCGCATCGTGCTCGCGAGCCGGAATCTCGCCAGCGGCACCCCCGCCGCCGTCGTGCTGAACTCCACCCGCGTCGCGACGTTCCCCACGACCGTCACATGCGTCTCGTACATCACGCCCCCTGTTCTCCGCCCGCGGGTCCCCGTACGCGCCCGCCGGCATCGGTCGTCCACGGTGCTCGCGCACCGCGTGGACACCACCTTGCCGCGATCACGGAAAACCCGCTGCGAGCTGTGGACTACGAAGGCGTTGTGGACAACTCCGCCACCCACGAGAGGGGTTCGGAAGCACTCTTCCCGACTTGAGCCCCGGGCCAACGCCCGGACCCGGCCCCCCGGCTCCCGCTCCCGATCCCGATCCCGATCCCGCTAAGGCGACGAGGTGCCGCCCGCCGCGGTCACGTACTGCTCGCGCACCTCCCGGTAACGCAGCAACTCCCCGGCCACCGGCTCCAGTACGTGCACCTGTCCGCACCCCGCGACCAGCCGCCGCAGCCGCCGCTCCTCACGCCGCCCGTACTCCGCCGCGGGCCCGCGGGCGGCGAACCGGCAGCCCCACGCCAGCAGCGAAGCCCCGAGCACACCCCCGATGAGCAGTGCCACACCGGCCCACTCCGGGACGAGTCTCACCCCGAGGGTCGCGCTCAGCACACAGCCCGCGCCCGCCGACTGGACCACGAGCAGGAGGAGTTGGCCCACCAGCGCGAGGTTCCACCAGAACGGGCGCTTCAACGCGGGCCCGTTCACCGGCCCGTTCACCGGCGTACGCTCCGAACGGGCGCCGGCGCCTTCGAAGTTCGTGCCTTCCGCCGCCCTGCCCATGCCCTCGGAGGACGCCGCCTCGGAGCGGCAGCCCTCCGGCTCCGTGCCGTGGCGCAGCGCCTCGTCCAGTGCCTCGGGCAGCCCTGCGGCACCGCGCCACGCGGCGTCGCGTACGGACCGTCGCCATGACTCGGGAAGGCCGGCGGCGGCCTGGTCCACGACGGTGCGCACCGCGTGTGCCACCACCGGCCGGGCGACCCGCGGACCGGAGTCCTCGCGGCCACCGGAGGTCCCGGCAACCGCGGCTGCGGGCGCGGACGCTGACACGGACACGGGTTCCGGCGCGAGCACGGACTGTGAACCAGCCGGGCGGCCCTCGTCGCCGTCAGCGTCGAACACCTCGGCCGCCCCGCCGCCGGGCGGTGCACCAGCAGGCAGAGCATCGACGGGCAGATCAGCGGCGGCGTCCCGCGCCCCGGCCCCGTCACCCTGTTCCGCGTCCAACTCCAGGTCCGCCCCGGCGTATTCGTCATCGACCGCGGCCGTTCGCCCCGCGGCCTGCTTACGCGAGCGCCGCTCCTCGTACCAGTGCTGAAGCTGCGCCCAGGGCGTTCCGCAGGCCCGCTCCGCGTGCCGTAGCCAGGCGCGTTCGGCGGCGTGTCCCGCGGCGACCGCGCCCGCCGCCTCCGCCAGCCGGCCCGAGAACGCCTCTCGTACGTCCTCGGTGAGTCCCGTCGGGGCGCTCGCGGCCGTCGCCCGTCCCGGGGTGACGTACTCCGGCCGCAGCCGCTCCACCACCACGTCCAGATCGGCGCTCAGCCGCAGCGAGGCGGCGCGGCGTTCGGCCACGAACCCGGCGAGTTCGGTGCGCAGTTCGTCGATGCCCTCGCCCACCAGCGCGGAGGTGGCCATGACGCGCGCTCCCGGCTCCCCGTGCTCGCCCAGGGCCATGCCGTCCTCGTCCAGGAGCCGCCGCAGGTCGTTCAGTACGGCCACGGTCGCGTCGCCCGGCAGCCTGTCGGTCTGGTTGAGGACGATGAACGTCACCTCGGCGTATCCGGCGAGCGGCCGCAGATAGCGCTCGTGCAGCACCGCGTCCGCGTACTTCTCGGGGTCGACCACCCACACCACCGCGTCGACCAGGCGCAGCAGCCGTTCCACCTGCTCTCGGTGGCCTTCGGCGGCCGAGTCGTGGTCGGGCAGGTCGATGAGTACGAGGCCCTCCAGTTCGCTGCGTGCGCCCTCGTCGATACGGCCTCGCCAGTTCGACTCCGGGCGCATCAGGCGCCGGGTGGACGCGGGAATCCCGAGGCGGTCGAGAAGCGCGTCGGCGGGCCCGGCGCCGGGGACCTCCCAGGAGCAGGCGACCGGTGTCGCGGTCGTGGGCCTGCGCATTCCGGCCTGTGAGAGCCGCGTACCGGCGAGGGCGTTGAACAGCGAGGACTTGCCGCTGCCCGTCGCTCCGGCGATGGCCACCGTCGTGTAGCGGCGGGAGAGCCGCTCGCGTGCGTCGGCCGCCTCCAGTACGCGGTCCGCCTCGGCGAGGACGCTTCTCGGCAGGCGGCTTCTCGACAGATCGACAAGTCGTCGCAGGGCGACCACGCGGCGGCCGAGCGCGTTCTCCTCGCCGAACGTCTCGTCCTCGTAGGGCTCCCGGGGGTGGGGCGTACCGGTCGACGGCCACCCCGTCAGGGCGGGCTGGTCAGGCAACTTGCCCCGCAGCGACGGCTGTTGACCGCTGCCGTCCGGCGCGGGGCAGGGCCCGTCCGGCGCGTCCGCCGTGTCGTACGGAACCTGCGGCCCGAAGTCCGCTCCCCACAGCGCGGCGGCCCTCGACCGGCCCTGCCGTCCGCCAGGCGCCGAGGCTCCGCGGGCGCGGCGGGCGATCAGACCGTCGTCCCAAGCGCCTTCGCCGCCGGCGTCGGAGGCCTCGGCGGACTCGGCACTCCCGCCGGCGTCACCGGGCTCGCCGGGCTCGCGGGAATCGCCCTCGTCGCCGTGATCGCGGACGTCATGGGCCTCATGCGCCTCGGTCGTACCCGCGGCATTCTCCACGGAGGCGTCAGGCTCCCCGTTCCGCCGGTCCGCCACGTGCTGGGCCACGGCCTCCGACTCCCCGCCGTGCTCCGCGGGTTGGGCGCCGCGGTCGGCATGTTCCTCATCGCACGTACCGTCGGTCCGGACATCCGCTGTGGACACTGCGGTCACCTCTCCGTCTGCGACTGCGAATGGGACTGGGACTGCGACTGCGACGACTTCTGTGCGCCGGGCCCGGACAGCGGCCCCGAGAGCGCCGACGCCTCCGCCTTGCGCAGCACCGACAGCGCGGCGATCAGATCGACCTGCGGGTCCGGTGCGGTCTCCAGCTCGTCCAGGGGCGCGAGGCGCGTGTCCCGCTCCCCGTAGAGCGCACGCTCGACGTAGGTGGCCAGCAGCCTCACACCGCACTCACGCAGCCGCCGCGCGCTCGGCTCGCCGAAGGCGGACGCCAGGCTGCGGTAGGCGTCCGCCGCGTTCCCGCCGCCCACCAGCGCCGTGGCGAGCATCGCTGCCGCCTCCTCCGCGTCGCGCCCGAACCCGTGGTCGACAGCGCGTGCTTCCTCCTCGGTCAGCTCCTCCAGGCAGCGGCGCCAGCGCCGTACGAGCAGATTCATACGGGCGCGTCCGTCGTCGGCGGCGTCGGCGCCCGCCCGACTGCCCTTCTCCGCACGGCCGGTGGCGATCTCGGTGATCTCCGCGCCGGGCCGGGCGGGGTCGCGGCGCCATGCCTCGGCCACGCGTTCGTCGGCCGCCGCCACGGAGGAGGCGAGCAGCGTGGTCAGCCCGGTCTCGTAGGCGTCCAGCACCTCCTCGGCGCGGCTGTCGACGGGAAAGCCGCGCCAGAGCGCATGCGCGTCGCCTGCGAGCAGTTCACCCATGGCGATGTGCCGCCGGACCCTTGCGCGGGCCTCCTCGTACGCCTCCTCGATGTGTCCCGTAAGCCGAAGCGCCGCGGCGTGCTGTGCGGCGGAGGCGTTGGCGAGGGCGGTGACGCGGGAGCGCAGCGAGGCGAGCGCGCCTACGGCGGTACGGCGTCCGGCCACGGCACGTGCCGCCGGGTCGAGCGCCCGCTGCGTGAGCCAGTTGCGCAGGCCCGCTACGGCGGTCGCCGGCAGCAGCCCCGATCCGCCTGCGGACTCCGGGAGTTCGGGAACCGTGAAGCGCGGCACGTCGGCGAGGCCCTCGCGGATCAGCAGCGAACCGTACTGCCTTGCAACGTCGGAGGCGATCTGGTGCGGCACGCGGTCCAGCACGGTGACGAGCGTGACGTCGTACTCCCGTGCCGTACGCAGCAGGTTCCAGGGCACCGCGTCCGCGTAGCGCGCGGCGGTGGTCACCAGCACCCAGATGTCGGCGGCGCAGAGGAGTTCGGCCGCGAGATCGCGGTTGGAGGCGACGAGCGAGTCGACGTCGGGGGCGTCGAGCAGGGCGAGTCCGGGCGAGAGCGCGGTGTCGGTCTCGATGCGCAGCGCGCGTTCGGCCGGTTCCTCGTCACGGGCGTCGGCGCCGAGCAACTCCTCGGCGGCGCATCCCTGTACGTCGTCGTCGGACGCGGGCGCGGGCACTTCCTGACGGGGCATCCACACCCGGCCAAGGCGCGGCAGTACGCGCTCGCCCTTGAACCAGTGCTCGTCCTCGGGGTGGCAGACGAGGACCGGCGTACGGGTCGTGGGGCGAAGCACTCCGGCCTCGCTGACCCTGCGCCCCACAAGGGAGTTGACGAGTGTCGACTTCCCGGCGCCGGTCGAGCCGCCGACCACCGCGAGCAGCGGGGCCTTGGGCGCGCGCAGCCGCGGAATGAGGTAGTCGTC from Streptomyces marispadix includes:
- a CDS encoding acyl-CoA thioesterase; protein product: MRHIYRCPLRWSDMDAYGHVNNVVHLRYLEEARIDFMFRVAGEAVGSSEDGSEDEPPFKTGAVVARHEIDYLRPLFHRYEPVTVETWVTKLNAASVTLTYEIKDGGKVYVRAETVIVPYDLKKERPRRLTAGERAFLEDYFDDSAAAPPRFR
- the ettA gene encoding energy-dependent translational throttle protein EttA; its protein translation is MAEYIYTLRKARKAHGDKVILDDVTLSFLPGAKIGVVGPNGAGKSTVLRIMAGLDQPSNGDAQLAPGYSVGILLQEPPLDESKTVLANVEAGVAETKGKLDRFNEIAEQMATDYTDELMEEMGKLQEQLDHLNAWDLESQLEQAMDALGCPPGDWPVTTLSGGERRRVALCKLLLEQPDLLLLDEPTNHLDAESVQWLEQHLAQYPGTVVAITHDRYFLDNVAGWIMELDRGRAIGYEGNYSTYLEKKRARLKVEGQKDAKRAKRLKDELEWVRSNAKGRQAKSRARLTRYEEMAAEAEKTRKLDFEEIQIPPGPRLGNVVVEVEHLNKAFGDKVLIDDLSFTLPRNGIVGVIGPNGAGKTTLFKMIQGLEEPDSGVIKVGDSVKISYVDQSRANIDGKKTLWAVVSDELDYINVGQVEMPSRAYVSAFGFKGPDQQKPAGVLSGGERNRLNLALTLKQGGNLLLLDEPTNDLDVETLSSLENALLDFPGCAVVVSHDRWFLDRVATHILAYEGDSKWFWFEGNFEAYEKNKIERLGPDAARPHRATYKKLTRG
- a CDS encoding thioester domain-containing protein — its product is MSGHTAARAARRLAVASLATVLFAAGVTATATPAYAASDDEPSRQGGATATLDGLKTYRQAVVHEGGEALTTGAGLFEMAVDGGGRLQTYGLDVDNPTQRHARYGETDWGRTSLHDNPEAGKILWILRHSYPQVDDLQALAKTARSGKLSPRTAAAGTQVAIWRFTDGRSARRGGAGGGGAVRVEAADPAAERLADHLERSARRMAEPRASLSLDPVALPRRSGSALGPFTVRTTAPGVAVSQTPGSGSPHARIVGRDGKRATSVRDGARLYFDVPGGRRAGAASLTVQAATKVPVGRAFTGVGGHARSQAQILAGSSRSMVSATADVNWAADGAIPAVKAEKNCARQGVGLTVSNAGDRPFRFRLGGREHAVDAADSRTFMVPVHEDQAYRIPLTGPHGLEKSFTGVLDCATRSAMPVTEAEDDEGDVTLRTATVGGSGAADAAAVAETGDLAETGAPGTPLIAGTAVGLVVLGAMAVLFVRRKNPDDGGVQGG
- a CDS encoding single-stranded DNA-binding protein, which codes for MYETHVTVVGNVATRVEFSTTAAGVPLARFRLASTMRRFDAQERMWSDVGTNFFTVWTRRALAENVASSVTLGEPVIVTGRLRIREPVRDGQQQYFGAELSASSVGHDLSRGTSAFVRVSPARRGLTASGQGDDGVTKTAAPPGTGKPVRAGAEAKVPGQSGGP
- a CDS encoding GTPase, whose translation is MAQHVADRRNGEPDASVENAAGTTEAHEAHDVRDHGDEGDSREPGEPGDAGGSAESAEASDAGGEGAWDDGLIARRARGASAPGGRQGRSRAAALWGADFGPQVPYDTADAPDGPCPAPDGSGQQPSLRGKLPDQPALTGWPSTGTPHPREPYEDETFGEENALGRRVVALRRLVDLSRSRLPRSVLAEADRVLEAADARERLSRRYTTVAIAGATGSGKSSLFNALAGTRLSQAGMRRPTTATPVACSWEVPGAGPADALLDRLGIPASTRRLMRPESNWRGRIDEGARSELEGLVLIDLPDHDSAAEGHREQVERLLRLVDAVVWVVDPEKYADAVLHERYLRPLAGYAEVTFIVLNQTDRLPGDATVAVLNDLRRLLDEDGMALGEHGEPGARVMATSALVGEGIDELRTELAGFVAERRAASLRLSADLDVVVERLRPEYVTPGRATAASAPTGLTEDVREAFSGRLAEAAGAVAAGHAAERAWLRHAERACGTPWAQLQHWYEERRSRKQAAGRTAAVDDEYAGADLELDAEQGDGAGARDAAADLPVDALPAGAPPGGGAAEVFDADGDEGRPAGSQSVLAPEPVSVSASAPAAAVAGTSGGREDSGPRVARPVVAHAVRTVVDQAAAGLPESWRRSVRDAAWRGAAGLPEALDEALRHGTEPEGCRSEAASSEGMGRAAEGTNFEGAGARSERTPVNGPVNGPALKRPFWWNLALVGQLLLLVVQSAGAGCVLSATLGVRLVPEWAGVALLIGGVLGASLLAWGCRFAARGPAAEYGRREERRLRRLVAGCGQVHVLEPVAGELLRYREVREQYVTAAGGTSSP
- a CDS encoding dynamin family protein — translated: MAILNVRPELLDALSAVREGVAAARFPLPLPGAHRARLSRDELLAQLDDYLIPRLRAPKAPLLAVVGGSTGAGKSTLVNSLVGRRVSEAGVLRPTTRTPVLVCHPEDEHWFKGERVLPRLGRVWMPRQEVPAPASDDDVQGCAAEELLGADARDEEPAERALRIETDTALSPGLALLDAPDVDSLVASNRDLAAELLCAADIWVLVTTAARYADAVPWNLLRTAREYDVTLVTVLDRVPHQIASDVARQYGSLLIREGLADVPRFTVPELPESAGGSGLLPATAVAGLRNWLTQRALDPAARAVAGRRTAVGALASLRSRVTALANASAAQHAAALRLTGHIEEAYEEARARVRRHIAMGELLAGDAHALWRGFPVDSRAEEVLDAYETGLTTLLASSVAAADERVAEAWRRDPARPGAEITEIATGRAEKGSRAGADAADDGRARMNLLVRRWRRCLEELTEEEARAVDHGFGRDAEEAAAMLATALVGGGNAADAYRSLASAFGEPSARRLRECGVRLLATYVERALYGERDTRLAPLDELETAPDPQVDLIAALSVLRKAEASALSGPLSGPGAQKSSQSQSQSHSQSQTER